From the bacterium genome, the window CCGGCCGCCGGACGCGGCAACGTCATCGTGCTCGGCGCGGCGGCCGTCCTGCTCGGCGGGAGTTACGCGGTCTCATCGCCCGCGTGGCTGGCCTTAATGAGTGAAGCGGCTCCGGCGGGCCGAACCGGTCTCGTCATGGGAGCGTCGGAGACGGCGCAGGGCGCGGGGCTCATTGTCGGCCCCGTGCTCGGCGGCTTCTTCTACGACCGCCTCGGGCCGGGGGCGCCGTTCGTGGCGAGCGCGGTGCTGCTGACTGCCGGCGCCGCGTTGGCCATTGTGACGCTGCGGCGGCGCGAAAGAGGCAGGTCCGGCCGCTAGACCCGCGTGTCCCCCTCCGCGCCGGCTACGGCAGGAGGGACGCCACCTCGATCCGGGCCTCGGGCCTGGCAAGAGGGCCGGCCGTGTCGCCCGGCCGGAGAACGGCGCGCCGTTCGTAGCCGGCGGGACCCGGGTTGGTACAGACCTCGAGGATGCGCTCCGGGGGCGCGATGATCCAATATTCCGGGATGCCGGCCCGCGCATACAGCCGCGCCTTCCGGCGACGGTCGAGGTCGATGGACGTATCCGCGACCTCGACGGCGAGCACGACGTCTGCCGCCGCGGGATGCGCATCACGATAGTCCAGCCGCCGTCCCTTGACGACGGCAACGTCCGGCTCCGGCTCCGAATCATCGCCGATCCTGATGGGTTGTTGCGCGCGCACATGGAAGGCCGTTCCCTGGAACGCCGCGTGCAGGATGTCCTGGACGAGACCGACGGCGGTCGCGTGCGGTGCGCCGGGAGGGGCTCGCCTTCCCAGCGTGGTAACCAAGGCGCACCAGAAGTTGGGGGGTCCATGATATGGCCAACGTGTCCCGTGCCGTCAACATCGCCGATCTTCGCCTGATGGCGAAGCGGCGGCTGCCCAAGCCGATCTTCGACTACGTCGACGGCGGGGCCGAAGACGAAGTCACCATGCGGGAGAACAGGCGCGCATTCGAAGAGGTCACGTTCCGGCCGCGTCAGGGCGTCGCCGTCCCGGAGGTGGATCTCCGCGTGCGGGTGCTCGGTCAGGACCTCGCACTGCCCGTGCTGCTGGCGCCGGTCGGGTACTGCCGCATGTTTCACCCGCAGGGGGAAGTCGCCGCGGCGCGCGCGGCTGGCAACGCCGGGGTCGCGTACATCCTATCCACCGCGTCGGGTCACCGCCTGGAGGACGTCAAGGCGGCGACCAAAGGGCCCGCGTGGTTCCAGTTGTACCTCACGGGCGGCCGCGAAGCCGCGACCGATGCCATCGTCCGGGCCCGCGCCGCGGGGTACTCCGCCCTGGTCATCACGACCGACACGTACGTGATCGGCATGCGCGAGCGCGACCATCACAACGCCACGTCCGTCCTGCTCGGGGACAGCGCGCTCGCGAAACTCCCGCATCTCCCGGGCATCCTCGCGCATCCCGGATGGCTCATCGACTTCCTGCTGGATGGCGGCGTGCACCGGCTCCCCAATATCGTGATCCCCGGCGAGGGGCCGATGGGGCTCCGCGACGTCGGCAGCCTCATCCGCACGTCGTTCACGTGGGAGGACCTCGCCTGGATCCGGGAGATCTGGCCCGGCCCGATCGTCTTCAAGGGCGCACTCACCGCCGACGACGCGCGGCGCGCCGTCGATGAGGGCGCGGCGGCCATCGTCGTCTCGAATCACGGCGGACGGCAGCTGGAATCATCTCCTGCGACCCTACGGGTGCTGCCGGAGATCGTCGACGCGGTGAACGGCCGGGTGGAGGTCATGCTCGACGGCGGGATCCGCCGGGGCACCGATGTCATCAAGGCCATCTGTCTCGGCGCCCGCGCGGTGCTGATCGGTCGCGCGTACGCCTACGGGCTCGGGGCCGCGGGGGAGGCCGGCGTCGCGCGCGTGATCGAGATTCTCCGCGCCGATCTCGTGCGGACGCTCCAGTTGCTGGGGTGCGCGTCGATCTCTGCGCTGGACGGGTCCTACGTCAACGTCCCCGCCGGGGCGCCCGTCGAGCGGCTCATGGCCGCCGGACGCAGGGGCTGAGTCAGGCCTGCGGCGCGGCCGAGACGTCCCGCGGGGCCAGGTGAAACGCTTCGGCCAGCAGTTCATACGACCGCACCCGTGCGCCGTGGTCGTGCGTGATTGTCAGGATCATCAGCTCGTCGACCGCGAGGTCGGCCGCAATGCGAGTGAGCCGCCCATGCACCTGGTCCGGCGCCCCGACGACGTACCGCGGCCACTCTCCGCGCTCAGGCGGCATCGGATCGGGCCCGGAGCCCAACTGCGCGAGTGCCTCTTCCGGAGTGGGGATGGCACCCGGCGCGACGCCCTGGGCACGGAGAAGCCGCCGCAGCCTCACGCTTGCGGCCAACCGGGTGGCTTCGGCCTCGGTGGCGGCGCAAACGGCGCCGACCGCGAGAATCGTCCGGCGCGTCCCTTCGGCCGCATGCGTCCGATAATACTCGATCGCCTCCCGGGTCGGCTCGGGATTGATGAAGTGCGCGAACG encodes:
- a CDS encoding alpha-hydroxy acid oxidase, whose product is MANVSRAVNIADLRLMAKRRLPKPIFDYVDGGAEDEVTMRENRRAFEEVTFRPRQGVAVPEVDLRVRVLGQDLALPVLLAPVGYCRMFHPQGEVAAARAAGNAGVAYILSTASGHRLEDVKAATKGPAWFQLYLTGGREAATDAIVRARAAGYSALVITTDTYVIGMRERDHHNATSVLLGDSALAKLPHLPGILAHPGWLIDFLLDGGVHRLPNIVIPGEGPMGLRDVGSLIRTSFTWEDLAWIREIWPGPIVFKGALTADDARRAVDEGAAAIVVSNHGGRQLESSPATLRVLPEIVDAVNGRVEVMLDGGIRRGTDVIKAICLGARAVLIGRAYAYGLGAAGEAGVARVIEILRADLVRTLQLLGCASISALDGSYVNVPAGAPVERLMAAGRRG
- a CDS encoding Uma2 family endonuclease, with the protein product MVTTLGRRAPPGAPHATAVGLVQDILHAAFQGTAFHVRAQQPIRIGDDSEPEPDVAVVKGRRLDYRDAHPAAADVVLAVEVADTSIDLDRRRKARLYARAGIPEYWIIAPPERILEVCTNPGPAGYERRAVLRPGDTAGPLARPEARIEVASLLP